Within Oribacterium sp. oral taxon 102, the genomic segment CGCGGAAGCCCGCCTCCGTCTCCACATTAAAGGTATAATACTGTGCCTGCGCCGCGGGAAGCTGGCTGATGCCGTTCCGGTTCAGCTCCGGTGTCACCGTGTTCCATGCGTTCAGGAGGATCGCCGTCACCGCTACACCGGAATCGCTCAGCCGCTTCACCTCCTGATCCAGCTGGTTGATCAGCTCCGCATTGATGGAGAAGGTCTTGCCCTCATAGCTGTAGCTGATGCCGGAGCCGAAGAAACGGTGCGTCGGGATATCTACGCCGGCATGCTTGATGTTGAGGCTCAGCGCATCGTCCAGAATATTCGGATCCACACGAAGCCCTTTCTTCCCCGGGTTCCGCGCCGCATCCCTGTTTCCTGCCAGCACCTCCGGATTGGTAATGTAATGCCGGTCGCTGACCGCCTCATAGCCCCTCCCGGTCTTCACCGCCGCCATGAAGGCGCTGTAAAGCCTCTTCTCTCCCGGTCCGGCATTGAGATCGAAGCTCACCGTCATATTTCCGGAGATATCCGCGCTCGCCACCGGCTTCATCAGCCTCGTCAGCTCCGGCTGATAGGGCTTCATCTCGAAAATATAGAGCTTACCGTCCGTCCCGGCCGTTTTCTGGTTTGTCTGCAGATTCACATTGATCCGGTCGTTCGCCTGCCCGCCGATCGTCACTGACGAGATGCTTGCACTCATTTCCTGCGCATACGCCATAATGCTGCCGAACAGCAGCATCAGAATACTTATCAGCAAAAAGCCTGTAAGCCTCTTGGAAAGCCCGCTTCCCTTCTCCTGCATCTTATCCTCCTCTGTCCCTCATTGAAGTCTGTCCCGTCTCCGGGAGCCACCTAACTATACAATCATCCCATCCAAATTTCCATTTAAAAATCCTTACATATTCTTACAACAGAAAAAGATCCGGGGATATTTCCCGGATCTCTCGTCTCTCTATGATGCATGTATTACCGGAGCGCCGGCCCCAGCCTTGCCGCTCTTTCCTTCTCCGCGGCAGCTCTCTCAGCCTGCTGCACCGACATTTCAGAAAACATATTGTCATCCACAATGCCGATGTAGTAATCCTTATATACCGTATCCGACTCATCTTCATAGACCCGAAGCACGAAGCACTGGTTCAGGAAGTCATAGAGGCTTCCGTCCTCCTCGCCTGCCTCATAGATCTCCTCCGGCAGGAGCCGGAAGCTCTCGTTGATGCGAACCTTCTTCTTCATCAAACGATTCCGGACGCCCTTATCCTCGCCCTCGACATAGGTATTGCTGTATACGATAATGTCTGCCGCCTGCTTCGAGGAGGAGGCGCACTCCACATGGAAGCTGGGATTCCCGCTGAAAATCTTCCCTCTGACGGTTTTCCCGCTGACAGGATCGTTCACCTTACCCTCTACGGGCTCCGACTCGCACGCCAGATCCACTGTATAGCTCCCTGCAGCATTTTCTGCCGCATAGGCAGGCAGGGAAAACAGCAATGCGGTCAATGCCGCCGCGATATATCGTTTCAGATGCATCTTTATCCCTTCCCCTCTCCTGCTTTCATGGCGCAGACTCCCCCCACTCCCAGTAAGAACGAAACTATTATAGCGAAAAAAAGAGATCTCGGCAAGCTTCCGCCTGCTTTCGACCCCTTTTGTTAAGCTTTTCGTAAGGTTTATGCCTTCCGCATCACGCCTTCACCAGCACGAAATTCTTCTTACCTCGCTGGAACACGAGTCCCTCGCCAAAGTCGGCTCTCGCATAACGTCTCGTGATATCCGTGATCTTTTTTCCGTCCTGCTGCACGCCGCCCTGCTGCACGTTTCTGCGCGCCTCGCCGCGGGAGGCAGAGAGCCCAGCTCTGACCAGGATGCTCAGGATATCAATGCTGTCATCCGTAAAGTCTGCATCCTCCAGGCAAAGCTTCGGCATATTTTCGGACACACCGCCGCCCGCGAAGATCGCCTTTGCCGCGGAATCCGCCTTTTCCGCCTCCTCCCTGCCGTGCACCAGCTCGGTCAGGTGGTAAGCAAGGATTTCCTTCGCCTTATTGAGCTCTGCGCCCTCCCAGCCCTCCATCGCCCTGATTTCCTCAATCGGCAGAAAGGTCAGAAGCTTCATGCACTTCAGAACATCGGCATCGTCTACATTTCTCCAATACTGATAGAACTCGTACGGGCTTGTCTTCTCCGGGTCGAGCCAGACCGCGCCGCTGGCGGTCTTGCCCATCTTCTTGCCCTCCTTGTTGGTCAGAAGCGTGATCGTCAGCGCATGCGCGTCCTTCCCCAGCTTCTTCCGGATCAGCTCCGTCCCGGCAAGCATATTGGACCACTGGTCGTCCCCTCCGAACTCCATATTGCAGCCGTACTTCTGATAGAGCATATAGAAGTCGTAGCCCTGCATCAGCATATAGCTGAACTCGAGGAAGGACAGCCCGTTCTCGAGGCGGTTCACATAGCAGCGCGCCCGCAGCATCTCATTTACGGAAAACGCCGGTCCGATCTCCCGCATGAAATCAAGGAAGTTCAGGTTGCGGAGCCAATCTGCGTTGTTCACCATGAGCGCCTTGTCCT encodes:
- the tyrS gene encoding tyrosine--tRNA ligase, with protein sequence MGVYEELIERGLIAQVTNEEEIREMVNAGKATFYIGFDPTADSLHVGHFMALCLMKRLQEAGNRPIALVGGGTGMIGDPSGRSDMRSMMTIEQIDHNCECFRKQMSRFIEFGEDKALMVNNADWLRNLNFLDFMREIGPAFSVNEMLRARCYVNRLENGLSFLEFSYMLMQGYDFYMLYQKYGCNMEFGGDDQWSNMLAGTELIRKKLGKDAHALTITLLTNKEGKKMGKTASGAVWLDPEKTSPYEFYQYWRNVDDADVLKCMKLLTFLPIEEIRAMEGWEGAELNKAKEILAYHLTELVHGREEAEKADSAAKAIFAGGGVSENMPKLCLEDADFTDDSIDILSILVRAGLSASRGEARRNVQQGGVQQDGKKITDITRRYARADFGEGLVFQRGKKNFVLVKA